In a single window of the Megalobrama amblycephala isolate DHTTF-2021 linkage group LG3, ASM1881202v1, whole genome shotgun sequence genome:
- the trim66 gene encoding tripartite motif-containing protein 66 → MEKCCSECSEPRMAQSLCTFCNKWLCFQCTDLHQHERGSTQPSDLQHQPRDPPSPSEIGAGCCGHAVVMCPLHKQEPLELLCETCDLMACSICHLSAHKDHRLVHVGKALQDQRWLLQNLMARVEEKRSAVESTAKQIQGRLHGIKITQRKAENQIKMAKMIMMNELNKRANLLIEQLESISSDFKQRLEDQLQGAIELCSQLEHVQNFITWATAHHRRNPLLFSKELIALQMQQLLEPLMLSEAWTPLKIKFNWDASFWTKQMSTLGQLVVEGGSRSYSEVVGHPSILRPQPVPCIAMPPLCHAVREPGCAYQTFCQPQLCCLHCRPTQSVSLDKFPAQCPQAARRSSPPSLHSCWEADTSVPMHPTGAQPIQQSTSHPGSDLAQHGTSSALPRQPVGSNNHPLPEPLPANSNQTVVDGRNSAPGQSPNGRGQTSVPEAVTGQEASPDRELPHVHNQAHVQMTTDTSNQPMVELQPIVARINDDRRSSALEMYALAQGRGGDRRSRSDSKRATRSQSTAVGPRGPRKRLCKTGRPRLLTAWQQWLGTRDAQRSRDNCCLGNGSFNLFLFENKLDAAAHITNSSITCQQNGNVSKPVPVSQQVCAQLNASEMIPGHIGGHNASSLTTYKSEPENVYAYAYENKRLKTRKKNRMPREDPDSSDKEAPDGSKVPVVCLERLKILVSRHPPQNHQSTDLTSQTESGLKPEETVLRVLEREVTSQGTLDKESVQAEDSVSPTDQLPPEHLHSCESSGSLEVSQPPVQEFCNINQESGVLAISNDSDPVLQTEPEAILFPSELRSVTCSESTREAEPGSDGDVESELLQESDPSAESELQVESESDVISEQPPESVHSASEQEFESDPDSTAEVTLNIEPESESEAERPVLPHATSSENVSEPAVEDQPAEERPEIENEDFCAVCLIGGDLLCCDRCPKVFHLSCHVPPLHSFPIGDWICTLCRDVEQPEVEYDCENVQMSTDTMPYGLSACDQRKCEKLTLLILSNILSAPFHEPVSPLARHYYQIIKKPMDLSVIRNRLSRNSHTHYRSPQEFVADVLLMFKNCAKFNYPDSEVAQAGHSLQSFFTSKLCEVFPDLTCPVQEEEDSDVEDYEELERAMVTGFPWPERKEQSHRKRKRRHSLNWRRNHY, encoded by the exons ATGGAGAAG TGCTGCTCCGAATGTTCAGAGCCTCGGATGGCACAGAGCTTGTGCACCTTCTGCAACAAGTGGCTGTGTTTCCAGTGCACAGACCTGCACCAGCACGAGAGAGGCTCCACTCAACCCTCTGATCTGCAGCACCAGCCGCGAGACCCTCCGTCACCGTCTGAAATAG GAGCCGGTTGCTGCGGGCATGCTGTTGTCATGTGTCCTCTTCATAAACAGGAGCCTCTGGAACTCCTGTGCGAAACGTGCGACCTCATGGCCTGCAGCATCTGTCACCTGTCCGCCCACAAAGACCACCG GCTGGTGCATGTTGGGAAAGCTCTGCAAGACCAACGCTGGCTCCTGCAGAACCTCATGGCCCGAGTGGAGGAGAAAAGATCAGCTGTGGAGAGCACCGCCAAACAGATCCAGGGCAG GCTCCACGGTATAAAGATCACGCAGAGGAAGGCAGAGAACCAGATAAAAATGGCAAAGATGATTATGATGAACGAGCTTAACAAACGGGCCAACCTATTAATAGAACAACTGGAG AGTATCTCCAGTGATTTCAAGCAACGTCTGGAGGACCAGCTGCAGGGGGCCATAGAGCTGTGCAGCCAGCTGGAGCACGTGCAGAACTTCATTACCTGGGCTACGGCCCACCACAGACGCAATCCGCTGCTATTTAGCAAAGAGCTG ATTGCTCTTCAGATGCAGCAATTACTGGAGCCACTGATGCTCTCAGAGGCTTGGACCCCGTTGAAAATCAAGTTTAACTGGGATGCCAGCTTCTGGACCAAGCAGATGTCCACTTTAG GTCAGCTGGTTGTTGAAGGTGGAAGTCGTTCATACTCAGAGGTTGTGGGTCACCCCAGTATCTTGCGACCCCAGCCTGTCCCATGCATAGCAATGCCTCCTCTGTGCCATGCGGTGAGGGAACCTGGCTGTGCCTACCAGACCTTCTGCCAGCCCCAGCTCTGCTGCCTTCACTGCAGACCAACTCAATCCGTCTCTTTGGATAAATTCCCTGCCCAGTGTCCTCAAGCCGCTAGACGGAGCTCCCCACCGTCCCTTCACAGCTGCTGGGAGGCTGATACATCTGTCCCCATGCATCCAACTGGAGCTCAGCCTATACAGCAGTCCACCTCTCACCCTGGATCTGACCTCGCCCAGCATGGAACCAGCTCTGCTTTGCCCCGGCAGCCTGTCGGATCCAACAACCACCCGCTGCCCGAGCCGCTCCCTGCTAATTCCAACCAGACTGTCGTGGACGGAAGAAACTCTGCACCAGGCCAGTCTCCTAATGGAAGAGGGCAAACATCTGTACCTGAAGCAGTCACAGGGCAAGAGGCATCACCAGACAGAGAGCTGCCACATGTCCACAATCAGGCTCATGTGCAGATGACCACAGACACCAGCAACCAGCCCATGGTTGAACTGCAACCTATCGTTGCTCGCATCAATGACGACAGG AGATCCTCGGCGCTGGAGATGTACGCGCTGGCTCAAGGCCGAGGAGGTGACCGGCGGAGCCGCTCCGATTCGAAGCGGGCGACCAGGTCTCAGAGCACTGCCGTAGGGCCCAGAGGACCTCGTAAAAGGCTCTGCAAGACAGGCCGACCAAGGCTGCTCACAGCCTGGCAACAGTGGCTGGGGACCAGGGATGCACAGCGCAGCAG AGATAACTGTTGTCTAGGAAACGGTTCCTTTAACCTCTTTCTGTTTGAGAACAAATTAGATGCAGCAGCCCACATAACCAATT CATCCATTACCTGTCAACAGAATGGCAATGTTTCAAAACCTGTTCCTGTATCTCAGCAGGTCTGTGCACAACTCAATGCTTCTGAGATGATCCCGGGACATATAGGCGGTCACAATGCATCCTCGCTGACCACCTACAAGTCTGAACCAG aaaatgtttaTGCATATGCCTATGAAAACAAAAGACTGAAAACCAGAAAGAAGAACAGAATGCCTCGAGAGGATCCAGACTCCAG TGACAAAGAAGCCCCGGATGGTTCTAAGGTTCCAGTTGTGTGTCTCGAGCGACTCAAGATCCTGGTATCACGACATCCACCACAGAACCATCAGAGCACAGATCTTACTTCTCAGACAGAGTCTGGACTCAAACCTGAAGAAACTGTCTTGAGGGTCCTAGAAAGAGAGGTCACTTCTCAG GGAACATTGGATAAGGAGTCAGTTCAGGCAGAGGACAGCGTGTCGCCCACAGATCAACTACCACCAGAACATCTGCATAGTTGTGAATCATCTGGCTCCCTTGAGGTTTCTCAGCCTCCAGTGCAAGAATTTTGCAACATAAACCAAGAGTCTGGGGTACTAGCCATCTCCAATGATTCAGATCCTGTCTTACAAACTGAACCTGAAGCGATACTCTTCCCATCTGAACTCAGATCAGTTACGTGTTCTGAATCCACAAGAGAGGCTGAACCGGGCTCAGACGGAGATGTCGAATCAGAGCTCCTGCAGGAATCAGATCCGAGCGCTGAATCTGAACTGCAGGTCGAATCCGAATCAGATGTCATTTCTGAGCAACCACCAGAATCAGTGCACTCAGCTTCTGAACAGGAATTTGAATCAGATCCAGATTCCACAGCCGAAGTGACTCTGAACATTGAACCTGAGTCTGAATCGGAGGCTGAGCGGCCGGTTCTCCCACACGCCACCAGCTCTGAGAATGTATCAGAACCTGCTGTTGAGGATCAGCCTGCAGAGGAAAGACCTGAGATAGAGAACGAGGACTTCTGTGCGGTCTGTCTCATTGGAGGCGATCTTCTATGCTGTGATCGTTGCCCGAAGGTCTTTCACCTGTCATGCCATGTCCCCCCACTTCATAGCTTTCCTAT AGGCGACTGGATTTGCACCCTGTGCAGGGATGTGGAGCAACCAGAGGTGGAATATGACTGTGAGAATGTCCAGATGTCCACAGACACGATGCCATATGGGCTGTCAGCGTGTGACCAGAGG AAATGCGAGAAGTTGACGCTGCTGATCCTCAGCAACATTCTCAGTGCTCCGTTCCATGAGCCTGTCAGCCCTCTg GCCCGTCATTATTATCAGATCATCAAGAAACCCATGGATTTGTCTGTCATTCGGAACAGGCTCAGCAGAAACAGCCACACACACTATCGTTCCCCTCAGGAGTTTGTGGCTGATGTCCTGCTCATGTTCAAAAACTGTGCCAAGTTCAATTAC CCGGACTCAGAGGTGGCTCAGGCAGGCCACAGTCTTCAGTCCTTTTTTACCTCCAAACTGTGTGAGGTATTCCCAGATCTGACCTGTCCTGTCCAGGAGGAGGAGGACTCCGACGTTGAGGATTACGAGGAGCTGGAACGTGCCATGGTGACTGGATTTCCTTGGCCTGAGAGAAAAGAGCAGAGCcacaggaagaggaagaggaggcaCTCCCTAAACTGGAGGAGAAATCACTATTAG